A window of Trichoderma atroviride chromosome 3, complete sequence contains these coding sequences:
- a CDS encoding uncharacterized protein (EggNog:ENOG41~SECRETED:SignalP(1-25)): protein MIDFRAPGFLLGLVLLVCLVQPAAAFGAGNIASISKVEGQNWRHGDIEDALLTLAMAHAIKGGQKFNKRTVSRVYFGNWLRDYSQAIDVATVKMVSAEAIRLLLCVLGFMSFGYGSGEFEVTAERLGCYRPEDHIDNPKGYAEGEDARDYDPRLRGPINEETELAIDPKTGMKNYIANERVGIMTSARHVRLLFGRCIELAREYKHSGSKPELYEALRLMGTGLHCLEDFFAHSNYTELALIEMGEREIFPHVGRNTRIQLEGARHSVYPIVTGTFGGVDFLHSVTGEVSDKLTQNEIEELEGALNEGKMGDTSLLQTLLSKLPPGILPGSNQGDKLDEIQSNAAAAQEEHQPVSPKDTEEFTMYIQNIFRAIMPAIEFHDSIMKSISSAVERIPILPKIIEQLEEQLSVFVFSIIAPFIVPLIHQIKNELSTGSLEIIESSQKEQHVVFNDKDSSNPTHSMLSKDHFSNILNEIAGRSAAKMLHWVVPQLMQAIDDDSVDVNRMLDRIVEGVMHHPAQREMGEDGASEARQLIFATVEEWWNDLAGEQQDYRRKLSSEGVLNGENHKEGVNDTGHGCGKLKMRKEFQPQGGIEDEIAGAAATAIFSGATGALSGFVSQNTGVDFGSSQHQGSGGDDGIGGLISGLAGNLLGGAFEQGSTNRETSREYGEDGSYTQRQTEYGQQGDRYGQAQCTQTYRPDGGRETEYQRYEQQDSSYGNRGYGSSGYEERRETHESSYETHERRTERYEYTQSTEESYGHSERRSESRGSNRSRDHHRHHSHSHHRSRDESDSYERREDDYESGYGRQQDSYERQEERYGDDYRESRHHRRNDDDEENDDEYKIRDHGGNSGGYRF from the exons ATGATCGACTTTAGAGCGCCTGGCTTCCTCTTGGGGCTGGTGCTCCTTGTTTGCTTGGTTCAGCCGGCAGCAGCTTTCGGCGCCGGTAACattgcatccatctccaaggtTGAGGGCCAGAACT GGCGACACGGTGACATCGAAGATGCGCTGCTCACCCTGGCCATGGCTCATGCCATCAAGGGCGGCCAGAAGTTCAACAAGCGAACCGTCTCCCGAGTGTACTTTGGCAACTGGCTGCGTGACTACTCCCAAGCCATCGATGTTGCCACCGTCAAGATGGTGTCTGCCGAGGCTATCCGACTGCTTCTTTGTGTTCTCGGCTTCATGTCGTTTGGCTACGGCTCTGGAGAGTTCGAGGTCACGGCCGAACGTCTCGGGTGCTATCGTCCCGAAGACCACATTGATAACCCCAAGGGCTACGCAGAGGGTGAAGATGCCCGCGATTATGATCCCCGCCTGAGAGGCCCCATTAATGAGGAGACCGAGCTTGCTATCGACCCGAAAACTGGCATGAAAAACTATATTGCCAACGAGCGAGTCGGTATTATGACTTCGGCCAGACATGTGCGTCTTCTATTCGGTCGCTGTATCGAGCTGGCTCGCGAATACAAGCACTCGGGAAGCAAGCCAGAGCTCTACGAAGCACTCCGATTGATGGGAACCGGTCTTCACTGTCTAGAAG ATTTCTTCGCTCACAGCAACTACACCGAGCTTGCGCTTATTGAAATGGGCGAGCGCGAAATCTTTCCCCATGTTGGCCGCAACACTCGGATTCAACTGGAGGGTGCCCGCCATTCGGTTTATCCTATCGTAACTGGTACATTCGGAGGCGTGGATTTCCTCCACTCTGTCACTGGAGAAG TATCCGATAAGTTGACCCAGAATGAGATTGAGGAGCTTGAGGGAGCACTCAACGAAGGCAAGATGGGAGATACTAGCCTTCTTCAAACTCTCCTCAGCAAGCTTCCCCCCGGCATCCTCCCGGGAAGCAATCAGGGAGACAAGCTCGATGAGATCCAGTCGAATGCAGCCGCCGCCCAAGAAGAACACCAGCCAGTCTCTCCAAAGGATACCGAAGAATTCACCATGTATATCCAAAACATTTTCAGGGCGATCATGCCCGCCATTGAATTCCACGATAGCATCATGAAGAGCATTAGCTCTGCGGTTGAGAGAATCCCTATCCTCCCCAAGATTATCGAACAATTGGAGGAGCAGCTGTctgtcttcgtcttctccatcatcgcaCCCTTTATTGTGCCCCTGATTCACCAGATCAAGAACGAACTATCAACGGGATCTCTCGAAATCATCGAGAGCAGCCAGAAAGAGCAGCATGTCGTTTTCAACGACAAAGACTCTTCTAACCCTACCCATTCAATGCTCTCCAAGGATCATTTCTCCAAC ATTCTCAACGAGATTGCCGGCCGAAGTGCCGCCAAAATGCTCCACTGGGTTGTGCCACAGCTTATGCAAGCCATTGATGACGATTCTGTCGATGTCAACCGTATGTTGGATCGCATTGTCGAAGGTGTTATGCACCACCCCGCTCAGCGTGAGATGGGTGAAGATGGTGCCTCCGAGGCGCGGCAGCTCATCTTTGCGACCGTAGAAGAGTGGTGGAACGACTTGGCCGGGGAACAGCAAGACTACCGCCGCAAGCTCTCCTCCGAAGGTGTCTTGAATGGCGAGAACCACAAGGAGGGTGTCAACGATACTGGTCATGGTTGCGGTAAGCTGAAGATGCGCAAGGAATTCCAGCCCCAGGGTGGCATTGAAGACGAgattgccggcgctgctgcaaCAGCCATCTTCTCGGGCGCTACGGGTGCCCTGTCCGGATTTGTATCTCAGAACACCGGTGTCGACTTTGGTTCTTCCCAGCATCAAGGGTCGGGCGGAGACGATGGTATCGGTGGTCTCATCAGCGGCTTAGCTGGTAATCTTCTAGGTGGTGCCTTTGAACAGGGGTCCACCAACAGAGAAACCAGTCGTGAATATGGAGAAGACGGCTCCTACACGCAGCGTCAGACGGAGTATGGCCAGCAAGGGGATCGATACGGCCAAGCCCAGTGCACTCAGACCTATCGTCCCGACGGTGGACGTGAAACTGAGTACCAACGCTACGAGCAACAGGATTCTTCATACGGAAACCGAGGGTATGGAAGCTCTGGCTatgaggagaggagagagactCATGAGAGCTCTTATGAGACACATGAGCGTCGCACCGAACGCTACGAATACACTCAGTCTACAGAGGAAAGCTACGGCCATAGTGAGCGTAGAAGCGAGAGCAGGGGTTCTAACAGATCTCGCgatcaccaccgccatcataGCCACAGCCATCACAGGAGCCGCGATGAATCAGACTCCTACGAGAGGCGCGAGGATGACTACGAATCTGGCTATGGTCGCCAGCAAGATAGCTACGAGCGTCAGGAGGAGCGCTATGGTGACGACTACCGCGAGAGCAGACATCATCGCCGcaacgatgacgatgaagagaatgatgaTGAGTACAAGATCCGCGATCACGGTGGCAACAGCGGCGGCTACAGATTCTAG